From Deltaproteobacteria bacterium, a single genomic window includes:
- a CDS encoding transposase: MHQEGLNLLKFQRKFSTVKACQKHLFKLRWPKGYQCPRCGHRQASFIRTRNLYQCCSCRYQVSLTAGT; the protein is encoded by the coding sequence ATGCACCAAGAAGGTCTGAATCTTCTAAAATTTCAAAGAAAGTTTTCGACGGTGAAGGCCTGTCAAAAACACCTGTTTAAATTGCGATGGCCCAAGGGTTATCAGTGTCCACGCTGTGGCCATCGGCAAGCATCCTTTATTCGCACCAGAAATTTATATCAATGCTGTTCCTGTCGTTATCAGGTTTCTTTGACCGCCGGAAC
- a CDS encoding YedE-related selenium metabolism membrane protein — protein sequence MTLWKNFFATRGGIIGVGLVIGVLAALLPKWGNPGNMGICVACFERDIAGGLGLHRAAVIQYIRPEIIGFVLGAFLSAYLFKEFRPRAGSAPIVRFVLGAFAMIGALVFLGCPWRALLRLAGGDGNAIFGLLGLVTGVWLGTWFFKQGYNLGRTQATYTSVGWIMPLLMVGLFLLRLIFPPLPEQAQNGILFLIMAFGQLNML from the coding sequence ATGACATTGTGGAAAAATTTCTTTGCCACCCGAGGGGGCATCATTGGGGTGGGCCTGGTGATCGGGGTCCTGGCCGCCCTGTTACCGAAGTGGGGCAATCCGGGAAACATGGGCATCTGTGTGGCCTGCTTTGAACGCGATATCGCCGGCGGCCTGGGACTGCACCGCGCCGCGGTGATCCAGTATATCCGCCCGGAAATCATCGGCTTCGTGCTCGGTGCCTTTCTCAGCGCTTATCTGTTCAAGGAATTCCGCCCCCGGGCTGGTTCCGCCCCGATTGTCCGATTTGTCCTGGGGGCCTTCGCCATGATCGGCGCCCTGGTCTTTCTGGGCTGTCCCTGGCGGGCTCTGCTGCGTCTGGCCGGTGGGGACGGCAACGCCATTTTCGGCTTACTGGGTCTGGTGACCGGGGTGTGGCTCGGCACCTGGTTCTTCAAGCAGGGCTATAACCTGGGGCGCACCCAGGCCACTTATACCTCGGTAGGCTGGATCATGCCGCTGCTCATGGTCGGACTATTCCTGCTCCGGCTGATCTTTCCCCCGCTTCCGGAGCAGGCCCAAAATGGTATATTATTTTTGATTATGGCTTTTGGTCAGCTTAACATGCTATAA